A single region of the Thermodesulfatator indicus DSM 15286 genome encodes:
- a CDS encoding prepilin-type N-terminal cleavage/methylation domain-containing protein, with amino-acid sequence MRNKKGFTLVELAIVLVIIGIILGGILKGQEIIKNAKIKRLYNDYKGIVAAIYTYQDRYHSLPGDDPQATTHLGTCTTHNGDGDGLMYDETATDGSYVWEHLRCAGIIPGSGTTNPSHVFGGNIEILNKRGDKICFNIVPGDVAEAIDISNDDGKPDSGSIKAYSSRTATTPVTSYSSDSNYTFCFSM; translated from the coding sequence ATGCGAAACAAGAAAGGTTTTACTTTGGTGGAACTGGCCATTGTGTTGGTAATTATCGGTATTATTTTGGGAGGCATTTTGAAAGGGCAGGAAATTATCAAAAATGCTAAAATCAAACGCCTTTATAATGATTATAAAGGAATAGTAGCTGCTATTTACACTTATCAGGATAGGTATCATTCTCTTCCCGGGGATGATCCTCAGGCAACTACTCATCTTGGCACTTGTACTACCCATAATGGAGATGGTGACGGCTTGATGTATGACGAGACGGCGACCGATGGTAGCTATGTTTGGGAACATTTAAGGTGCGCAGGTATAATCCCGGGTTCTGGTACAACTAATCCCTCTCATGTTTTTGGAGGGAATATAGAAATTTTAAATAAAAGAGGAGATAAAATCTGTTTTAATATAGTCCCAGGAGATGTAGCCGAAGCTATTGATATTTCTAACGACGATGGCAAACCTGATTCTGGTAGTATTAAGGCTTATAGTTCTCGTACTGCCACTACTCCAGTGACTTCTTATAGTTCTGATAGTAATTATACTTTTTGTTTCTCAATGTAA
- a CDS encoding GspE/PulE family protein — protein MKPIGQLLKEAGCITEEHIRFALVEQQATGERLGEILVRLGLVTDAEIAQVLAQQSNLPFIDLANINPEKRALLQIPSRFAREAQVLPFKLENGVLHVAIADPFDRRVREALLRHTQTKIELYVAPKSQIQKTVEHFYYLLQHPPREEINNLLDRLKRNPTLNFDVDQLFQNLMIEAINVNAADIHFVPYEKTFRVYYRVDGLLELAFVFPAPIHGRLINAVKIRAGMDIAEQRLPQDGKMRFEFLGEEFDLRISTVRGLFGENMVIRLLPIKASIRHLISLGFDQEEVKALEELFTKPNGMVLVTGPTGSGKTTTLYAALRLVDAIKKNVLTAEDPVEYYFPLIRQTQINEDIGYTFAQAIRHFLRQDPDVILVGEIRDEETAQMAVRAALTGHLLLSTLHTNDAVSAIERLRDLGITNFLLAGSLLGVTAQRLLRRLCPHCLEEYRPSPELLEKYGLPHDATYFRGKGCEICRGKGFLGRTAVTEILLFDEEIKELIAKGVSTVEIKKVAVAQGMKTLWDSAKKRILAGETTVEEAVRVLG, from the coding sequence ATGAAACCCATAGGCCAGTTACTTAAAGAAGCAGGTTGTATCACCGAAGAGCACATCAGGTTTGCGCTGGTGGAGCAGCAGGCCACCGGCGAACGCCTGGGCGAAATTCTGGTGCGTCTGGGGCTGGTTACGGACGCAGAGATTGCCCAGGTTCTCGCCCAGCAAAGTAACCTGCCCTTCATTGACCTTGCCAACATTAATCCTGAAAAAAGGGCCCTCTTACAAATTCCCTCACGGTTTGCCAGAGAGGCACAGGTATTGCCTTTCAAACTTGAAAATGGTGTTTTGCATGTGGCAATTGCTGATCCGTTTGACCGACGGGTAAGAGAAGCCCTTCTGCGCCATACCCAAACAAAAATAGAACTTTATGTAGCACCGAAGTCTCAAATACAAAAGACCGTCGAACACTTTTACTACCTGCTTCAACACCCACCAAGAGAAGAAATTAACAACCTCCTTGATAGACTTAAAAGAAATCCAACCCTTAATTTTGATGTGGATCAGCTTTTTCAAAACCTGATGATAGAAGCCATTAACGTAAACGCTGCTGATATACACTTTGTGCCCTATGAAAAAACATTTAGGGTTTACTACCGGGTAGATGGGCTCCTTGAGCTGGCTTTCGTGTTTCCCGCTCCGATTCACGGGCGCTTAATAAACGCAGTAAAAATTAGAGCCGGCATGGACATTGCCGAACAGCGCCTGCCGCAGGATGGCAAGATGCGCTTTGAGTTTCTGGGAGAAGAATTTGACCTGCGAATTTCCACTGTGCGCGGGTTATTTGGCGAAAACATGGTCATAAGGCTTCTCCCTATTAAGGCCTCCATCAGGCACCTAATCTCCCTTGGCTTTGACCAGGAAGAAGTAAAGGCCCTTGAAGAACTCTTCACCAAGCCAAATGGCATGGTGCTGGTAACTGGGCCTACAGGCTCTGGGAAAACTACCACCCTTTATGCCGCTCTGCGACTTGTTGACGCTATCAAGAAAAATGTACTTACTGCTGAAGACCCTGTAGAATACTATTTTCCCCTAATTCGGCAAACCCAGATAAACGAAGACATAGGCTACACTTTTGCCCAAGCCATTAGACACTTTTTACGACAGGACCCAGATGTAATTCTTGTAGGCGAAATAAGGGACGAGGAAACAGCCCAGATGGCAGTGCGCGCCGCTTTGACAGGACATCTCCTGCTTTCTACCCTGCACACAAACGACGCCGTTTCGGCCATTGAGCGTCTGCGCGACTTAGGCATTACGAACTTCCTGTTGGCGGGAAGTCTCCTTGGCGTTACTGCCCAGCGGCTTCTGCGGCGTCTTTGCCCCCACTGCCTTGAAGAATACAGGCCTTCTCCAGAACTACTTGAAAAATATGGGCTTCCCCATGACGCTACTTACTTCCGTGGAAAAGGCTGTGAAATCTGCCGTGGCAAAGGTTTTTTAGGCAGGACGGCGGTTACCGAAATTCTTTTATTTGATGAAGAGATTAAAGAGTTGATAGCCAAAGGTGTCTCCACGGTGGAAATAAAAAAAGTAGCCGTGGCCCAGGGCATGAAGACTCTCTGGGATTCGGCTAAAAAACGCATACTAGCAGGAGAAACTACAGTAGAAGAAGCGGTGAGGGTGCTTGGCTAA
- the ade gene encoding adenine deaminase: MQEDFIFFKNAKIINVYTKEVLAGSFGLKKDRFLFVDYSADQNILSQFLKEHKEAQVIDLEGCFVCPPFIDGHLHIESSHLIPSEFEKFALRSGVGKVVIDPHEIANVCGKDGIKFMLSDARLLEVYVMIPSCVPASPFETSGREIGPEDVEELLSFHERVLGLAEVMNYPGVINEDTSILAKIKAAQKLKKIIDGHAPLLKGKGLNQYIFHGVMSDHECVEGDEALEKLRLGMWLMVREGTASKNIYLLEKLKKLNDFRRIMLVSDDISPLDLEEYMLKVLRKATKYVDPLAAIQMVTINPASYFNLPTGIKPGNQADFLVFKDIETFKIKDIWFKGKPLSFWEKNLLNKKTFLNKKLISSIKTKPKTLEEFLISGFDDGNTGKVRLIKPFKDSLLTGEVILPINDAKKELKSGNINRIYVIERYKNTGRIGKGLILGLIKKGAIASSYAHDSHNIVVIGKDLEDIVIAVNELIKMQGGFVLVKDGKIIAKVPLKIGGIMADDAENLIKNLQSFYEIAKEISLLKDILLSMSFFSLSVIPELKITDFGLVKNFKLVSLVEHN, translated from the coding sequence ATGCAGGAAGATTTTATTTTTTTTAAAAATGCTAAAATAATAAATGTTTATACCAAAGAGGTTTTAGCAGGGAGCTTTGGGCTTAAAAAGGACCGCTTTCTCTTTGTAGATTATTCTGCTGACCAAAATATCCTTTCTCAATTCCTAAAAGAACACAAAGAGGCCCAAGTAATAGACTTAGAAGGCTGTTTCGTGTGCCCTCCATTTATAGATGGCCATCTTCACATAGAATCTTCTCATTTGATCCCTTCTGAATTTGAAAAGTTTGCTTTAAGAAGTGGGGTAGGGAAGGTCGTTATTGATCCTCACGAAATCGCCAATGTATGCGGAAAAGACGGCATAAAATTTATGCTTTCAGACGCTAGACTACTTGAAGTTTACGTTATGATACCTTCCTGTGTGCCTGCCTCACCATTTGAAACTTCAGGGAGAGAAATAGGACCAGAAGACGTAGAAGAACTGCTTAGTTTTCATGAAAGAGTGCTCGGTTTAGCCGAAGTCATGAACTATCCCGGGGTCATTAATGAAGATACCTCTATTCTTGCCAAGATAAAAGCAGCCCAAAAACTTAAAAAAATTATAGATGGTCATGCCCCTTTGCTTAAAGGGAAGGGTTTAAATCAGTATATTTTTCACGGAGTAATGAGTGACCACGAATGTGTAGAAGGAGACGAAGCCCTCGAAAAATTGAGACTTGGCATGTGGTTAATGGTAAGAGAAGGAACTGCTTCGAAAAACATATATTTATTAGAAAAGCTTAAAAAGCTAAACGATTTTAGAAGAATAATGCTTGTAAGTGACGATATATCTCCCCTTGATCTTGAAGAATACATGCTAAAAGTTTTACGAAAAGCTACGAAATATGTAGATCCTTTGGCTGCTATTCAGATGGTTACTATTAATCCTGCTAGTTATTTTAATCTTCCAACTGGCATTAAACCCGGCAATCAGGCCGATTTTTTAGTATTCAAAGACATAGAGACCTTTAAAATTAAAGATATTTGGTTTAAAGGAAAACCTCTTTCTTTCTGGGAAAAGAACTTATTAAATAAAAAAACTTTTCTAAATAAAAAATTAATCTCTTCAATTAAGACTAAGCCTAAGACTTTAGAAGAATTTTTAATTTCCGGTTTTGATGACGGTAATACAGGCAAAGTACGATTAATAAAGCCTTTTAAAGATTCTCTTCTAACCGGAGAAGTTATTCTTCCAATTAATGATGCTAAAAAGGAACTTAAAAGTGGAAATATAAATAGAATTTACGTTATAGAACGCTATAAAAACACAGGTAGAATTGGTAAAGGTTTGATTTTGGGTTTAATAAAAAAAGGAGCTATTGCTTCGTCTTATGCTCACGATTCTCATAATATTGTAGTTATCGGAAAAGATTTAGAAGATATTGTTATAGCTGTAAACGAACTTATTAAAATGCAAGGTGGTTTTGTATTAGTAAAAGATGGTAAAATTATAGCTAAAGTTCCTCTAAAAATTGGGGGGATAATGGCCGATGATGCTGAAAATTTAATTAAAAATTTGCAATCATTTTATGAAATAGCTAAAGAAATTTCTTTATTAAAAGACATTCTTTTAAGTATGAGTTTCTTTTCTCTTTCGGTTATTCCAGAGCTTAAAATTACTGATTTTGGTTTGGTCAAAAATTTTAAACTCGTGTCTTTAGTTGAACATAATTAA
- a CDS encoding NCS2 family permease, translated as MDLREFFEFEKYGTDLKREVLAGITTFMTMAYIIFVNPQILSHAGMDFGAVMVATCISSAIATFIMGIYAKYPFALAPGMGLNAYFTYGVCLGMNIPWQTALGAVFISGVIFIILTLTKVRTWIFNVIPNAIKYGTAVGIGLFIAFIGLKTAGIIVPSKATFVTLGNIKSPEVLLAFFGILLTAVLVSRNVIGGILLGIIVTSLLGMILGISPFPKGLVSAPPSISPTLLQLDIKGALNLGLVTIVLTFLFVDMFDTLGTLSALASQAGYLDKLGKLPRVEKALMSDAIGTVTGSLLGTSTVTTYIESASGIAQGGRTGLVAVVVALLFLLALFFYPIVKAIPPYATASALVIVGALMIQAIRNIDFFDFTELIPAFITLITIPLTFSIANGLALGFISYAVIKLLSGRYKEVHWLVYVLALIFALRFLYLAD; from the coding sequence ATGGACTTAAGAGAATTTTTTGAATTCGAAAAGTACGGAACGGATTTAAAGAGAGAGGTATTGGCGGGTATTACCACTTTTATGACGATGGCTTACATTATCTTTGTCAATCCGCAAATTCTGAGTCACGCTGGTATGGATTTTGGTGCAGTGATGGTAGCAACCTGTATCTCTTCTGCTATTGCTACTTTTATCATGGGTATTTATGCTAAATATCCTTTTGCTTTGGCACCAGGTATGGGGCTTAATGCTTATTTTACTTATGGTGTATGTTTGGGGATGAATATACCTTGGCAAACTGCTCTAGGTGCTGTTTTTATTTCAGGTGTTATTTTTATTATACTTACATTAACTAAAGTCAGGACATGGATATTTAATGTGATTCCTAACGCCATTAAATATGGTACGGCGGTTGGTATTGGCCTCTTTATTGCTTTTATTGGTTTAAAAACAGCAGGAATAATCGTGCCTAGCAAGGCAACTTTTGTGACTTTGGGAAATATTAAATCTCCCGAAGTTTTATTAGCTTTTTTTGGTATTTTGCTTACAGCTGTTTTAGTAAGCCGTAATGTAATTGGAGGTATTCTTCTCGGAATAATAGTTACTTCTCTTTTAGGAATGATTTTAGGAATTTCTCCTTTTCCTAAAGGTTTAGTGTCTGCTCCACCTTCCATATCTCCTACCCTGCTTCAGCTTGATATTAAAGGTGCATTAAACCTTGGTTTAGTTACAATAGTATTGACTTTTCTTTTTGTTGATATGTTTGACACTTTAGGAACTTTGAGTGCCCTTGCCTCTCAGGCCGGATATCTTGATAAGTTAGGAAAACTTCCAAGAGTAGAAAAGGCATTAATGTCTGATGCAATTGGAACAGTGACTGGATCTCTTCTTGGTACTTCTACAGTTACTACTTATATAGAATCCGCCAGTGGTATAGCCCAGGGAGGAAGAACCGGTTTGGTAGCAGTCGTAGTTGCTTTACTTTTTCTATTAGCTTTATTTTTCTATCCAATAGTGAAAGCTATTCCACCCTATGCAACAGCTTCGGCCCTTGTTATTGTTGGTGCTTTAATGATTCAAGCTATCAGGAATATTGACTTTTTCGATTTTACCGAATTAATTCCTGCTTTTATTACTCTTATTACCATTCCTCTTACTTTCAGTATTGCCAATGGTTTGGCTTTAGGTTTTATAAGCTACGCTGTTATTAAACTTTTATCTGGAAGGTATAAAGAAGTTCATTGGCTTGTCTATGTTCTAGCCTTAATTTTTGCCTTAAGATTTTTATATTTGGCAGATTAA
- a CDS encoding prepilin-type N-terminal cleavage/methylation domain-containing protein has protein sequence MKNKGFTLIELAIVLVVLGLLLGLGVSLIGPLTKQAKYRESREKLNANVEAIIGYAIAHGRLPNATEVAKVVPYARDSTGKPFLYIYDENLTTTDSICTQTTTNITVERPDGSSVTDVAFIMVGSGVNYNIQTGLIAGSADIEKNSLFTAKVTSNVTVKVYEQGTQDVDDFPNDLDRSEEYDDIARWVTIWELKTKLSCK, from the coding sequence ATGAAAAATAAAGGCTTCACCTTAATTGAACTTGCTATTGTACTGGTGGTGCTGGGTCTTCTGTTAGGGCTCGGCGTAAGCCTCATAGGTCCGCTCACCAAACAAGCTAAATATAGGGAAAGCCGTGAGAAGCTCAACGCCAATGTGGAAGCCATAATCGGCTATGCCATTGCCCATGGCAGATTACCAAATGCTACGGAGGTGGCAAAGGTCGTTCCCTACGCCAGGGACAGCACCGGAAAGCCATTTTTGTATATTTACGACGAAAATCTTACCACAACAGATAGTATTTGCACTCAAACTACCACTAACATTACAGTGGAACGACCGGACGGCAGCAGCGTCACTGATGTAGCTTTCATCATGGTGGGAAGCGGTGTTAACTACAACATTCAGACCGGGCTTATTGCAGGTTCTGCGGATATAGAAAAAAATTCTTTATTTACTGCAAAAGTAACGAGTAACGTAACGGTTAAGGTTTATGAACAGGGAACTCAAGACGTTGACGATTTCCCTAACGACCTTGATCGCTCTGAAGAATACGATGATATTGCGCGTTGGGTGACGATTTGGGAACTTAAAACAAAATTAAGTTGCAAATGA